From a single bacterium genomic region:
- a CDS encoding ABC transporter substrate-binding protein has translation MKDYTPYIIVAILILGISALFIPRDLDDMTDDGRVKIRYWEKWTGFEKDAMEAIVDKYNASQDKVYVEFISTSQIDRKLLLATAGGNPPDIAGFWSHAMVSYAEKGVLYPLDSLMERDGLSRDDYVPSIINTCVYRDFVWGLPATPATVALHYNKDSFREAGLDPEKPPTTIEEFDRYARLMTKVGEDGNYTHMGFVPNDPGWWDQFWGVWFGAKLLSDDGKELLCNSPENVRAFEWYRSYVTNYDSEKVRFFSSAHRGQFASSSNSFMSGRVAMKQQGVWMANFIEKFGDGMDWAAAPFPSASYVTGGPATIVETDMLVIPRGSRHVEEAWDFIKFVQKQENIEELCLLQKKFSPRKEVSEGFYEKHPNPYIRMFRALAESPNAQAVPKTPVWIEYRDELGVAQERLWVTPPDKLSVKDALDRVKERMQPKLDLMNERWEAIGQQRLEEWSNL, from the coding sequence ATGAAAGACTACACTCCCTACATCATCGTTGCGATCCTCATCCTGGGGATTTCGGCCCTCTTTATCCCGCGGGACCTCGACGATATGACCGACGATGGGCGCGTCAAAATCCGGTACTGGGAGAAATGGACAGGGTTTGAGAAAGACGCGATGGAGGCGATTGTCGACAAGTACAACGCCTCGCAGGACAAGGTCTACGTTGAGTTCATTTCGACCAGCCAGATCGATCGCAAGCTGCTGCTGGCGACGGCCGGAGGCAACCCGCCGGATATCGCCGGCTTCTGGTCGCACGCGATGGTCAGCTATGCCGAGAAAGGCGTCCTCTACCCGCTGGATTCGCTGATGGAGCGCGATGGGCTGTCGCGCGATGATTACGTTCCATCGATCATCAATACCTGTGTCTATCGCGATTTCGTCTGGGGATTGCCTGCGACCCCGGCGACGGTTGCCCTGCACTACAACAAGGACAGCTTCCGCGAGGCGGGCCTCGATCCGGAGAAGCCGCCGACAACCATCGAGGAATTCGATCGCTATGCTCGCCTGATGACGAAGGTCGGCGAGGATGGCAATTACACACATATGGGCTTCGTGCCGAACGATCCTGGGTGGTGGGACCAGTTCTGGGGAGTATGGTTCGGCGCAAAGCTCCTGAGCGATGATGGGAAGGAACTGCTCTGCAACTCTCCGGAGAACGTGCGGGCATTCGAGTGGTATCGCTCGTATGTGACGAATTACGACTCCGAAAAGGTTCGGTTCTTCAGTTCGGCCCATCGCGGGCAGTTTGCCTCTTCTTCAAACTCCTTCATGTCTGGCCGCGTCGCGATGAAGCAGCAGGGCGTGTGGATGGCGAACTTCATCGAGAAGTTCGGAGACGGGATGGATTGGGCGGCGGCGCCATTCCCTTCAGCATCGTACGTCACGGGCGGACCGGCGACGATTGTGGAGACGGACATGCTGGTGATTCCGCGCGGCTCGCGACATGTCGAAGAAGCCTGGGATTTTATCAAGTTCGTCCAGAAGCAGGAGAACATCGAGGAGCTCTGCCTGCTCCAGAAGAAGTTCTCGCCGCGCAAGGAGGTGTCCGAGGGGTTCTACGAGAAGCACCCGAATCCCTACATCCGCATGTTCCGCGCGCTGGCCGAATCGCCGAATGCGCAGGCGGTCCCGAAGACTCCGGTCTGGATCGAGTACCGCGACGAGTTGGGAGTGGCGCAGGAACGTCTCTGGGTGACACCTCCGGATAAGCTGAGTGTCAAGGACGCCCTGGATCGCGTGAAGGAACGCATGCAGCCCAAGTTGGATCTGATGAACGAGCGCTGGGAGGCCATTGGCCAGCAGCGACTCGAAGAGTGGAGCAACCTATGA
- a CDS encoding family 16 glycosylhydrolase → MSLRNLPRTLCLAASVAIFAAMSGSIAAQNWELVWSDEFDGPSIDSSKWSHEVNAQGGGNNELQFYTSRSENSFVQDGKLVIRAIKEQYTAVDPSDGQTKTRSYTSARLNTNNKGDWLYGRYEVRAKLPGRQGLWPAIWMLPTDWVYGGWAASGEIDIMEHRGDRPTILYTTIHYGGGWPNNVHHGAETTVPDLSEDFHVYAFEWYENEMIWFFDGTEVWRTDSWYSDNGDYPAPFDQRFHMMLNVAVGGSFLPDPPADADYFPREMQVDYVRVYQRNNDDQQPWSGTPVALPARIEAEHYDTGGSMVAYSDNDASNNGGAFRLDEGVDIENSQDEDGTYSIGWFSPGEWVEYTVNVPRTGEYGIAIRNSTQNTDAAVRVDFRQAGATVTSAETALSSTGGWYNWTTTDVGSVNLTAGDYIIRVNSTSADFNFNYLEIDLLHAATGDMWIILGE, encoded by the coding sequence GTGAGCCTCCGGAACCTGCCTCGTACGCTTTGTCTCGCCGCCAGTGTGGCCATCTTCGCAGCGATGTCGGGAAGCATCGCCGCCCAGAACTGGGAACTCGTCTGGTCCGACGAATTCGACGGACCCTCCATCGATTCTTCAAAGTGGAGCCATGAAGTCAATGCCCAGGGAGGTGGGAACAATGAACTGCAGTTCTACACCTCTCGTTCCGAAAACTCGTTCGTCCAGGACGGGAAGCTCGTCATCCGCGCCATCAAAGAGCAGTACACCGCTGTCGATCCCTCTGATGGACAGACCAAGACGCGTAGCTACACCTCTGCCCGGCTGAACACCAACAACAAGGGCGATTGGCTTTATGGCCGCTACGAGGTCCGCGCCAAGCTGCCAGGGCGCCAGGGACTCTGGCCCGCCATCTGGATGCTGCCGACGGATTGGGTCTACGGCGGGTGGGCCGCCAGCGGCGAGATCGACATCATGGAACACCGCGGCGATCGCCCGACCATTCTCTACACCACGATTCATTACGGAGGGGGCTGGCCCAACAACGTGCACCACGGGGCCGAAACCACCGTTCCCGACCTCTCCGAGGACTTCCACGTCTACGCCTTCGAGTGGTACGAGAACGAGATGATCTGGTTCTTCGACGGCACCGAAGTCTGGCGCACCGATTCCTGGTACAGTGACAACGGCGACTACCCGGCGCCGTTCGACCAGCGCTTTCACATGATGCTCAACGTCGCCGTCGGCGGCAGTTTCCTGCCCGATCCACCGGCCGATGCGGATTACTTCCCGCGCGAAATGCAGGTCGACTATGTGCGCGTCTATCAGCGCAACAACGACGATCAGCAACCCTGGTCCGGCACCCCTGTCGCCTTGCCGGCGCGGATTGAGGCCGAACACTACGACACCGGCGGCAGCATGGTCGCCTACAGCGACAACGACGCCTCGAACAACGGCGGGGCGTTCCGACTCGACGAAGGCGTGGACATCGAAAACTCGCAGGACGAGGACGGCACCTACTCGATCGGCTGGTTCTCGCCGGGGGAGTGGGTCGAATACACCGTCAATGTTCCGCGGACCGGCGAGTACGGAATTGCCATTCGCAACTCGACGCAGAACACCGACGCAGCCGTGCGGGTCGACTTCCGACAGGCCGGCGCAACCGTCACCTCTGCAGAGACCGCTCTTTCCTCAACCGGAGGCTGGTACAACTGGACGACAACCGACGTCGGCTCGGTCAACCTGACCGCGGGTGACTACATCATCCGCGTCAATTCCACCTCGGCGGACTTCAACTTCAACTACCTGGAAATCGACCTTCTCCACGCCGCCACCGGCGACATGTGGATCATCCTCGGGGAATAA
- a CDS encoding serine/threonine-protein kinase, producing the protein MADSQDKTPSKGAPEDLPRDSSQTYNPAKTTAVYSNPDVPIGEMRKTLPLWETEASGDLPEHPALPHVTLGRNFVLRELIGKGGFGEVWEALQVSLGRTIAVKRMKHQFDDEPHSSRYLEHLEFTFHQEALTTGSLEHPNIVPVYDLGRDAQGRPLLAMKRVRGKPWDDIIDADAFLSPTDFLGKHLPILVAVAQALAYAHSKGIVHRDIKPSQVMVGEFGEALLMDWGLAVVFDPQRAGEEIPPMSEAGWIATTETAPNPAGTAAFMAPEQTEEDASRIGPWTDVFLLGSTLYYLLTLSPPYSGDDPKSVYFRAMSAEFPKPDLRAPTRDIPPELSVIVEKAMARDPDDRYASAKDFLNAIQDYLTGATRRRESCALTSQVAEHLESDAASYGSLAECDNLLIRARELWPNNPEAGPLRERVLTSYAESALANGDLKLAHLQAERIVRPEARKPLLARISSAQESVLRRDRQRRLAIGATVILLFVIGFVGFVLHDSQLRADTEAARRRLDQEQAARAQERTLQEAELKRLFERINQLRMTENQLAEELSHDIPLPAELHASEGEGSDALRDEARVRDLLTRVDQAQRNRRELAELVPAGTLEDAPFPLLLAEANLATARSVGADDYLRSFELYHRAQQERDELPEPWTGMGVAAFRGGYPTSATVCLAEASSRTLALRGESHPDYARALALEGEAHKELNSEDQDYIEYYRRSMEILQPQWSELSLTLADRAQELGLYKEATAYSSPTLEMNLRLFGEHDRRTADAYETLGTNLFMSGEVSDAEPYLRKALELRREVLGRENSDTAESCEDLAITLADRGEIEEALKLMDEALNIRRELHGERHPDTAIAYHTMAMLMAQEGRFGDGEEYARKALDIDREILGPEHPRTARDADSLAVMLQYQRRFQEAQEYLELAMRVRVEKLGENHPSTATSYQNVASNLGRLGDVEGAERLSRKALEIRRRIFGDRSPEVALVLSNLGALLESQSRLDEADAALKEAIGIIEETHGEDDPQLAIYFNNLARVLEKEERIDEALQIAHRALQIQRQNWGDTHPTTGVCFANLGRLMVYKQQFDDAELLHRKAGEIFDSTMGVGNPYSEILNHRWVWLMTRRAETGAPVDAMRLIALSRGLVESGWATETLSKKEMDEDLLAGMRGLVGGLLALDPSMNDLARREYLRALALARMLAKVDDGSLTTEFARPVAERLGVELKYGEAVGAPEPTDGLYDREALQDYLDSIAAPIDWETELPAVLDWTPDEPELQGEAFDKAVDSILER; encoded by the coding sequence ATGGCCGACTCTCAGGACAAAACCCCGTCGAAGGGCGCCCCGGAGGATCTCCCGCGAGATTCCTCCCAGACATACAACCCTGCCAAAACGACGGCCGTGTACTCCAATCCCGACGTCCCCATCGGCGAAATGCGCAAGACGTTGCCGCTGTGGGAGACGGAAGCCTCCGGCGATCTGCCGGAGCACCCCGCTCTTCCGCACGTTACATTGGGACGGAATTTCGTTCTTCGCGAGTTGATCGGCAAAGGCGGATTCGGCGAGGTCTGGGAAGCGCTCCAGGTTTCTCTCGGCCGGACGATCGCCGTCAAACGCATGAAGCACCAGTTCGACGACGAGCCTCACTCCAGCCGCTACCTCGAGCACCTCGAGTTCACGTTCCACCAGGAAGCCCTCACAACCGGCAGTCTCGAACATCCGAACATCGTCCCCGTTTACGACCTCGGGCGCGACGCCCAGGGGCGCCCCCTGTTGGCAATGAAGCGCGTTCGCGGAAAGCCCTGGGATGACATCATCGACGCCGATGCGTTCTTGTCTCCCACGGATTTTCTGGGCAAGCACCTGCCCATTCTGGTCGCCGTTGCTCAGGCGCTTGCCTACGCGCATTCCAAGGGCATCGTTCACCGCGACATCAAGCCCTCGCAGGTCATGGTCGGTGAATTCGGCGAAGCGCTACTGATGGATTGGGGGCTGGCGGTTGTGTTCGATCCGCAGCGCGCCGGCGAAGAAATTCCTCCGATGAGCGAGGCGGGCTGGATCGCGACGACAGAGACGGCGCCAAACCCCGCTGGCACGGCCGCCTTCATGGCACCGGAGCAAACCGAAGAGGACGCCTCGCGCATCGGTCCTTGGACGGACGTGTTCCTGCTCGGATCGACGCTCTACTACTTGCTCACGCTCTCGCCGCCGTACAGCGGTGATGATCCGAAGAGCGTCTACTTCCGGGCCATGTCGGCAGAATTCCCGAAGCCGGATTTGCGCGCGCCCACACGCGACATCCCGCCGGAGCTTTCCGTCATTGTCGAGAAGGCCATGGCTCGCGACCCGGACGATCGTTACGCATCGGCAAAGGACTTTCTGAACGCGATTCAAGATTACCTGACCGGCGCAACGCGGCGTCGCGAATCCTGTGCATTGACCTCCCAGGTTGCCGAGCATCTCGAGTCCGACGCTGCCAGCTACGGTTCGCTTGCCGAGTGCGACAACTTGCTAATCCGCGCGCGCGAGTTATGGCCCAACAATCCGGAGGCAGGCCCTCTCCGTGAACGGGTTCTGACCAGCTATGCCGAGTCCGCACTCGCGAATGGCGACCTGAAACTTGCCCATTTGCAGGCCGAACGCATTGTGCGTCCCGAGGCGCGAAAGCCGCTGCTGGCGCGCATTTCCTCTGCGCAGGAATCCGTCCTTCGGCGCGATCGCCAGCGCCGGCTCGCGATCGGTGCCACCGTGATTCTACTGTTCGTCATCGGATTCGTCGGCTTCGTTCTGCACGATTCGCAGCTTCGCGCCGACACCGAAGCCGCACGCCGGCGCCTCGACCAGGAGCAGGCCGCCCGGGCGCAGGAACGCACGCTGCAGGAGGCGGAGCTGAAACGTCTCTTCGAGCGCATCAATCAACTGCGCATGACCGAGAACCAGTTGGCCGAAGAGCTCTCCCATGATATTCCACTTCCGGCGGAATTGCATGCTTCCGAAGGCGAAGGATCCGATGCACTACGCGATGAAGCGCGAGTCCGCGATCTGCTGACACGCGTCGACCAGGCGCAGCGCAATCGCCGCGAACTGGCTGAACTTGTTCCTGCCGGCACGCTCGAAGATGCACCATTTCCGCTGCTGCTTGCAGAAGCCAATCTGGCGACTGCGCGATCAGTCGGCGCCGACGATTATCTCCGGTCCTTCGAGCTTTATCACCGCGCCCAGCAGGAACGCGATGAACTCCCTGAGCCATGGACCGGTATGGGTGTGGCTGCTTTCCGCGGAGGCTATCCGACGTCGGCGACGGTCTGCCTCGCCGAAGCCAGTTCGCGTACGCTGGCGCTGCGCGGCGAAAGCCATCCGGATTATGCGCGCGCACTGGCGCTCGAAGGCGAAGCGCACAAAGAGCTCAATAGCGAAGACCAGGATTACATCGAATACTACCGGCGCAGTATGGAGATTCTGCAGCCTCAGTGGTCCGAGCTTTCGCTCACACTTGCCGATCGTGCGCAGGAGTTGGGGCTCTACAAGGAGGCGACGGCCTATTCTTCTCCCACGCTTGAAATGAATCTGCGTCTCTTCGGCGAACACGATCGCCGCACGGCCGATGCGTACGAGACGCTCGGCACAAATCTCTTCATGAGCGGCGAAGTATCCGATGCTGAGCCCTATTTGCGAAAGGCGCTTGAACTGCGCCGCGAAGTCCTGGGCCGCGAGAACAGCGACACCGCGGAATCCTGCGAAGACCTTGCGATCACGCTGGCCGATCGAGGCGAAATCGAAGAAGCCCTCAAGCTGATGGACGAAGCGCTCAATATTCGCCGCGAACTGCATGGCGAACGTCATCCCGACACTGCGATCGCCTATCACACGATGGCGATGTTGATGGCGCAGGAAGGGCGATTTGGCGACGGCGAGGAATACGCTCGGAAAGCCCTCGATATCGATCGTGAAATCCTCGGCCCTGAGCATCCCCGCACAGCGCGCGATGCCGATTCGCTCGCCGTCATGCTTCAGTACCAGCGTCGTTTCCAGGAGGCGCAGGAATACCTGGAACTCGCAATGCGCGTGCGCGTCGAGAAACTCGGCGAGAATCACCCCTCCACGGCAACGTCCTACCAGAATGTTGCTTCGAACCTCGGGCGGTTGGGCGATGTTGAAGGAGCGGAGCGTCTGTCTCGCAAAGCGCTTGAGATCCGTCGGCGAATCTTCGGCGACCGCAGTCCGGAAGTCGCGCTCGTCCTCAGCAACCTGGGAGCGCTCCTTGAATCGCAGTCACGCCTTGACGAAGCGGACGCTGCGCTCAAGGAGGCAATCGGGATTATCGAAGAAACTCACGGCGAGGATGATCCGCAACTCGCCATCTATTTCAACAATCTCGCCCGCGTGTTGGAGAAAGAAGAACGTATCGACGAAGCTCTTCAAATCGCGCATCGGGCGCTGCAGATTCAGAGGCAGAATTGGGGCGATACTCACCCAACTACGGGCGTGTGTTTCGCCAATCTTGGACGGCTCATGGTTTATAAGCAGCAGTTCGATGACGCCGAATTGTTGCATCGCAAAGCCGGCGAGATCTTTGATTCCACGATGGGCGTTGGAAACCCTTACTCCGAGATACTCAATCATCGGTGGGTATGGCTTATGACGCGCCGGGCTGAAACCGGCGCCCCGGTCGATGCAATGCGCCTAATCGCATTATCGCGTGGCCTCGTCGAATCCGGGTGGGCCACTGAGACGCTCAGCAAGAAGGAAATGGACGAGGATCTCCTCGCAGGAATGCGCGGACTTGTTGGTGGTCTACTCGCGCTCGATCCGTCGATGAACGATCTGGCCCGCCGCGAGTACCTGCGTGCCCTTGCTTTGGCACGAATGCTCGCCAAAGTTGACGACGGCAGCCTGACCACCGAGTTCGCCCGCCCGGTGGCTGAGCGCCTCGGCGTAGAACTCAAGTATGGTGAAGCCGTCGGCGCGCCGGAGCCAACTGACGGCCTGTACGACCGCGAGGCACTGCAGGACTATCTCGACAGCATCGCCGCGCCAATTGACTGGGAGACGGAGCTTCCCGCGGTACTCGATTGGACACCGGATGAGCCGGAACTGCAGGGCGAGGCGTTCGATAAGGCTGTGGATTCCATCCTTGAACGGTGA
- the mqnE gene encoding aminofutalosine synthase MqnE, with the protein MNIPIRDKNLNKIADKVMAGERLSYDDGLVLYGTHDLPGLGALANWSRESRHGDKTFYNINLHINPTNSCFASCIFCAFGRKPFDENAYILKPEEIVERARAQMPEGCNEIHLVGGIDPRLKVDYYCDYIRALKSAFPHVHIKTLTPVEVEFMARRGKISIAEAIERLREAGMDSMPGGGAEIFDSEIREQICEHKCDAAQWFETHREMHKRGMRTNCTMLIGHLEEARHRVDHLIRLRTHQDEWVSYDEDGNQKTGFQCFIPLSFHPANTRLSHLPGPTGFDELRNMAASRLMLDNIPHIKAYWIMLGIKQAQVAQWFGADDIDGTVMHEEIYHDAGARTPQGMTVSEIQRIVRDCGRVPVQRDSLYNEIEAQYVD; encoded by the coding sequence ATGAATATTCCCATTCGCGACAAGAATCTGAACAAAATCGCCGACAAGGTTATGGCGGGCGAGCGCCTGTCGTACGACGACGGGTTGGTTCTTTATGGCACGCACGATCTGCCCGGCCTCGGGGCCCTGGCCAACTGGTCGCGCGAGTCGCGTCACGGCGACAAGACATTCTACAACATCAACCTGCACATCAATCCGACGAACTCCTGCTTTGCATCGTGTATTTTCTGCGCATTCGGTCGGAAACCATTCGACGAGAATGCCTATATTCTGAAACCGGAAGAAATCGTTGAGCGGGCCCGCGCGCAGATGCCCGAAGGCTGCAATGAGATCCACCTCGTCGGCGGAATCGACCCGCGCCTGAAGGTGGATTATTACTGCGACTACATCCGCGCACTGAAGTCAGCTTTCCCGCACGTCCACATCAAGACACTGACGCCGGTCGAAGTGGAGTTCATGGCGCGCCGCGGCAAGATCTCCATCGCGGAAGCCATCGAACGCCTCCGGGAGGCTGGGATGGATTCCATGCCCGGCGGGGGAGCGGAAATCTTCGACTCGGAAATTCGCGAACAGATTTGCGAACACAAGTGCGACGCCGCGCAGTGGTTCGAAACGCACCGCGAGATGCACAAGCGCGGCATGCGCACCAACTGCACGATGCTGATCGGTCACTTGGAGGAAGCTCGCCATCGCGTCGATCATCTGATTCGTCTGCGCACGCACCAGGACGAATGGGTTTCCTACGATGAGGATGGAAACCAGAAGACTGGCTTCCAGTGTTTCATTCCGCTATCGTTCCATCCGGCGAACACAAGGCTTTCTCACCTACCCGGCCCAACCGGTTTCGACGAACTCCGCAACATGGCGGCCAGCCGACTGATGCTCGACAACATCCCGCACATCAAGGCGTACTGGATTATGCTCGGCATCAAGCAGGCACAGGTCGCCCAATGGTTCGGCGCCGACGACATTGATGGCACGGTCATGCACGAGGAAATCTACCACGACGCCGGTGCCCGAACGCCGCAAGGCATGACAGTTTCCGAAATCCAGCGAATCGTTCGCGATTGCGGCCGTGTACCCGTTCAGCGCGATTCGTTGTACAATGAAATCGAGGCGCAGTACGTCGATTGA